A single genomic interval of Hafnia alvei harbors:
- the apaH gene encoding bis(5'-nucleosyl)-tetraphosphatase (symmetrical) ApaH, protein MSTLLIGDVHGCYEELRSLLAQVDFDPAKDTLWLTGDLVARGPDSVEVLRYVQSLGDSVRMVLGNHDLHLLAVYAGISRNKPKDKITPLLDAPDADSLINWLRRQPILQVDNELKLVMAHAGISPQWDIETAQLCAREVEAVLSSDSYPLFLNAMYGDMPNSWIDGLTGLQRLRFSTNALTRMRYCFPGGELDMICKDAPGEAPSPLKPWFNLPSKVLDEGYSIAFGHWASLEGKGTPPQVYAMDTGCCWGGELTMLRWEDKQYFTQPSLRIKSIEESA, encoded by the coding sequence ATGTCTACATTATTGATTGGCGATGTCCACGGTTGCTATGAAGAGCTTCGTTCTTTATTGGCGCAGGTTGATTTTGATCCGGCTAAAGACACGCTGTGGCTAACCGGAGATTTGGTGGCTCGTGGCCCAGACTCGGTGGAAGTTCTCCGCTATGTACAGTCGCTGGGCGATAGCGTTCGGATGGTGCTAGGGAATCACGATCTGCATCTTCTCGCCGTGTATGCAGGCATTAGTCGCAACAAGCCGAAAGATAAGATTACCCCGCTGCTCGACGCCCCCGATGCCGATAGTCTGATTAATTGGCTACGGCGCCAGCCCATACTTCAGGTTGATAACGAGCTAAAGCTGGTGATGGCGCACGCGGGTATCAGCCCTCAGTGGGACATAGAGACCGCGCAGCTTTGTGCGCGAGAAGTTGAAGCCGTGCTAAGCAGCGACAGCTATCCGCTGTTTTTAAACGCGATGTATGGCGATATGCCAAACAGCTGGATTGATGGCCTCACCGGATTACAACGTCTGCGTTTTTCAACCAACGCCTTAACGCGTATGCGTTACTGTTTTCCGGGTGGCGAGCTGGATATGATCTGCAAAGATGCGCCGGGCGAAGCGCCCTCACCGCTAAAGCCATGGTTTAATTTGCCTAGCAAAGTATTAGATGAAGGTTACTCAATCGCCTTCGGACATTGGGCATCACTGGAAGGAAAAGGCACTCCGCCGCAGGTCTATGCGATGGATACTGGATGCTGTTGGGGAGGTGAGTTAACCATGCTTCGCTGGGAAGACAAACAGTATTTCACTCAGCCCTCTCTGCGTATTAAATCGATAGAAGAGTCGGCATAA
- the pdxA gene encoding 4-hydroxythreonine-4-phosphate dehydrogenase PdxA, giving the protein MPSNHTDDTFRVVITPGEPAGVGPDLVIALAQQAWPAELVVCADPALLLERAALLQLPLALREYQPDAPAQAQAEKTLTILPITLHGKTLPGQLDANNGAYVVETLARACDGCLSGEFAALITGPVHKGIINDAGVPFTGHTEFFAERSHRNRVVMMLATEELRVALATTHLPLLDVPAAITPQTLTEVITILHHDLRTKFGINEPQIYVCGLNPHAGEGGHMGREEIDVIIPTLESLRQKGIHLIGPLPADTLFQPKYLEHADAVLAMYHDQGLPVLKYQGFGRAVNITLGLPFIRTSVDHGTALDLAATGIADVGSFRTALNLAIKMINNSNE; this is encoded by the coding sequence ATGCCCAGTAATCATACAGATGACACGTTTCGTGTCGTTATAACCCCCGGTGAACCTGCCGGGGTGGGGCCGGATTTGGTTATCGCTCTTGCTCAACAGGCTTGGCCTGCTGAGCTGGTAGTGTGCGCCGATCCGGCTTTGTTGCTTGAACGTGCCGCGTTATTGCAACTGCCGCTTGCGCTGCGAGAATATCAGCCTGATGCCCCCGCGCAGGCACAGGCAGAAAAAACGCTCACTATTCTGCCAATCACGCTGCACGGTAAAACGTTGCCAGGGCAGCTTGATGCCAATAATGGTGCCTACGTGGTTGAAACGCTGGCGCGAGCGTGTGATGGCTGCCTGAGCGGCGAATTCGCAGCGCTCATTACCGGTCCGGTTCACAAAGGCATTATTAACGACGCGGGCGTGCCTTTCACTGGCCATACAGAGTTCTTCGCTGAACGTAGCCATCGCAATCGTGTGGTGATGATGTTGGCGACGGAAGAGTTGCGCGTTGCATTAGCCACTACCCATCTTCCACTACTTGATGTGCCGGCGGCGATTACGCCACAAACGCTGACTGAAGTTATCACGATCCTTCATCATGATTTACGTACCAAATTTGGTATTAATGAACCGCAAATTTACGTCTGTGGCCTTAATCCCCACGCGGGTGAAGGCGGTCATATGGGACGTGAAGAAATTGATGTGATCATTCCAACGCTTGAGTCACTGCGTCAAAAGGGTATTCACCTGATTGGGCCCCTGCCCGCTGATACGCTATTCCAGCCTAAGTATCTGGAACACGCCGATGCCGTTTTGGCGATGTATCACGATCAAGGCCTACCGGTGCTAAAATACCAAGGCTTCGGCCGCGCTGTGAATATTACGTTGGGGCTGCCGTTCATTCGCACCTCCGTCGATCACGGCACCGCGCTGGATCTGGCTGCTACTGGCATCGCTGATGTGGGTAGTTTCAGAACAGCATTAAATCTCGCTATTAAAATGATAAATAACAGTAATGAATAA
- the apaG gene encoding Co2+/Mg2+ efflux protein ApaG, with amino-acid sequence MIDSPRMCIQVQSAYAETQSLPDEERFVFAYTITIRNLGRFNVQLLRRYWLITNGNGRQTEVQGEGVIGEQPLILPNNEFQYTSGAIIETPCGTMEGHYEMIDHAGQEFRIAIPVFRLAIPTLIN; translated from the coding sequence ATGATTGATTCACCTCGTATGTGTATTCAGGTACAAAGTGCCTATGCAGAAACCCAATCTCTTCCCGATGAAGAGCGTTTTGTTTTCGCGTATACCATCACTATTAGGAATCTTGGACGATTCAATGTGCAGCTCCTACGACGTTACTGGCTGATTACCAACGGTAACGGGCGTCAGACTGAAGTTCAGGGCGAAGGCGTGATTGGCGAACAGCCGCTCATTCTGCCCAATAATGAGTTCCAATATACCAGTGGAGCCATTATTGAAACGCCTTGCGGCACCATGGAAGGACATTATGAAATGATCGATCATGCCGGTCAGGAATTTCGTATCGCCATACCCGTATTTCGTTTAGCTATCCCGACACTCATTAACTGA
- a CDS encoding threonine/serine exporter ThrE family protein, whose amino-acid sequence MDVDSHKQREITRLCIQCALFLLQHGAESMLVEQLSSRLGIALGAESVESSISANAVVLTTIIDGHCMTSTRKNVDRGINMHVVTEVQHIVIMAEHHLLDIKDVHRRFEHIKPLRYPRWLLVLMVGLSCGCFCKLNGGGWDGSLVAFIASAVAMYVRQVLTQRQMHPQINFCITAFVATTVSGLLIQYDPFKETSTIAMAASVLLLVPGFPLINAVADMFKGHVNTGLARWAMASLLTLATCIGVVMAMSLWGLRGWI is encoded by the coding sequence ATGGATGTGGACTCTCATAAGCAGAGGGAAATAACCCGGCTCTGTATACAATGTGCCCTTTTTTTGTTGCAGCACGGCGCAGAAAGCATGCTGGTCGAACAGCTTTCATCTCGGTTAGGCATTGCACTTGGCGCTGAAAGCGTTGAAAGCTCAATCTCGGCAAACGCGGTGGTGTTGACGACGATCATTGATGGTCACTGCATGACATCAACGCGCAAAAATGTGGATCGCGGGATCAATATGCACGTTGTGACCGAGGTTCAACATATTGTGATTATGGCTGAGCACCATTTGTTGGATATCAAAGATGTGCACCGGCGTTTTGAGCATATCAAGCCGTTACGCTATCCGCGCTGGTTACTGGTTTTGATGGTTGGACTTTCCTGTGGGTGTTTCTGCAAACTCAACGGTGGCGGTTGGGATGGTTCTTTGGTGGCATTTATTGCCAGCGCCGTGGCGATGTATGTGCGGCAGGTACTGACCCAGCGCCAAATGCATCCGCAGATTAACTTCTGTATCACTGCTTTTGTTGCCACCACGGTATCGGGCTTACTCATCCAATATGACCCATTTAAAGAAACCTCCACCATCGCTATGGCGGCGAGTGTTTTGCTACTGGTGCCCGGTTTCCCTTTGATTAATGCCGTGGCGGATATGTTCAAAGGGCATGTGAATACCGGCTTGGCTCGCTGGGCAATGGCGTCGTTATTGACGCTGGCGACCTGTATTGGCGTGGTGATGGCGATGTCGCTGTGGGGGCTCAGAGGATGGATATAA
- the rsmA gene encoding 16S rRNA (adenine(1518)-N(6)/adenine(1519)-N(6))-dimethyltransferase RsmA → MNNRVHQGHLARKRFGQNFLTDQYVIDSIVSAIHPMPGQAVVEIGPGLGALTEPVADRMDKMTVIELDRDLAARLATHPFISSKLNIRQQDAMTVDFGELSRELGQPIRVFGNLPYNISTPLMFHLFTYTGAISDMHFMLQKEVVNRLVAGPNSKAYGRLTVMAQYYCQVIPVLEVPPTAFRPAPKVDSAVVRLIPHATIPHPVKDIRVLSRITTEAFNQRRKTVRNSLGHLFTPEQLTELGIDPALRAENISVENYCKLANWLCEKSAE, encoded by the coding sequence ATGAATAACAGAGTTCACCAAGGCCATCTGGCTCGTAAACGTTTTGGACAAAACTTCCTGACCGATCAATATGTGATCGACAGCATTGTGTCCGCTATCCATCCAATGCCAGGCCAAGCCGTGGTTGAAATCGGCCCCGGTTTGGGTGCTTTAACCGAGCCTGTTGCCGACCGCATGGACAAGATGACGGTTATCGAACTCGACCGTGATTTAGCCGCGCGACTAGCAACCCATCCGTTTATCAGCAGCAAGCTTAACATTCGTCAGCAAGATGCGATGACCGTTGATTTTGGCGAGCTGTCACGTGAACTGGGTCAACCGATACGCGTATTTGGTAATCTGCCATACAACATTTCAACGCCGTTGATGTTCCATCTGTTCACCTATACTGGAGCTATCAGCGACATGCATTTCATGTTGCAAAAAGAAGTGGTGAACCGTTTGGTTGCAGGACCGAACAGTAAAGCCTATGGTCGTTTGACCGTTATGGCGCAATACTACTGTCAGGTTATTCCTGTACTGGAAGTTCCGCCAACGGCGTTTCGTCCAGCACCAAAAGTGGACTCAGCCGTGGTTCGTTTGATCCCTCATGCGACGATTCCGCATCCGGTCAAAGACATCCGCGTACTTAGCCGTATCACCACAGAAGCTTTTAATCAGCGCCGCAAAACCGTGCGCAATAGCTTGGGCCATCTGTTCACGCCAGAACAATTGACCGAGTTGGGTATCGATCCTGCCCTGCGTGCAGAGAACATCTCTGTCGAGAACTATTGCAAACTTGCCAACTGGCTGTGTGAGAAATCAGCAGAATAG
- the folA gene encoding type 3 dihydrofolate reductase: MYISLIAALAADRVIGMENAMPWHLPADLAWFKRNTLDKPVIMGRKTFESIGRPLPGRHNIVLSSQPGNDDRVTWVASPEAAIAAAGDVEEVMVIGGGSIYSQFLPLAQRMYLTHVDAEVGGDTYFPDYEPDEWETSFSEFHDADSANSHGYCFEILHKR; encoded by the coding sequence ATGTATATCAGCCTAATTGCTGCGCTTGCAGCAGATCGTGTTATTGGTATGGAAAACGCGATGCCGTGGCATTTACCGGCCGATCTCGCGTGGTTTAAGCGTAATACTTTAGATAAGCCCGTTATTATGGGACGCAAGACGTTTGAATCTATTGGCCGACCTCTGCCTGGGCGTCACAATATCGTACTAAGCAGCCAGCCGGGCAATGATGACCGCGTGACATGGGTTGCTTCACCCGAGGCTGCAATTGCCGCTGCGGGTGATGTTGAAGAGGTAATGGTTATCGGTGGTGGCAGTATTTATTCCCAGTTCCTGCCGCTGGCTCAACGGATGTATTTAACGCACGTTGACGCTGAAGTGGGCGGAGATACCTACTTCCCAGACTATGAACCTGATGAGTGGGAAACCTCATTTAGCGAATTTCATGATGCCGACAGCGCAAACTCTCACGGCTATTGCTTTGAGATCTTGCATAAGCGCTAA
- the lptD gene encoding LPS assembly protein LptD, giving the protein MTELLKPRMKKSIPTLVATLVWSALYSQNALADLAEQCLLGVPMYNKPLVSGNPNDLPVHIQADKSDANYPDNAVFSGNVNIEQGNSTLTADQVQLDQKFLKDKPDPLRTVTATGNVNYSDNQVKLKGPNAWSNLNNKDTNVWQGDYQFVGRQGRGTADLMKTRAENRYTILENGTFTSCLPGDNSWSVAGSEIIQDRQEEVAEIWNARFKIGPVPVFYSPYLQLPIGDKRRSGFLLPDFKYSSNDGVEFSLPWYWNIAPQVDATITPHYMENRGLQLQNEFRYLTVAGTGLMELDWLNKDKQYADDRLDKNNISDAEKDKKRWLFYWQHSGVMNKVWRFNVDYTKVSDPYYFNDLDSTHGSSTDGYATQKFSVGYAEQNWNAKLSTTQFQVFADAGNSNSYRAEPQLDLNYYKNDIGPFDLHLYGQAVKFTNESDNQPEADRYHFEPTLDLPWSNGWASVNTETKLLATHYQQTLPDNNSNFSDLKDSVNRVMPELKVDGKVTFDRDMDWAEGYTQTLEPRAQYLYIPYRDQSEIGVYDSTLLQMDYTGLFRDRIYSGLDRIASANQMSTGLTTRVYDDALVERFNASLGQIYYFERSRTGDETLSTDKDKDTGSLVWAGDSYWKITDHWGIRGGLQYDTRLNNVALGDAVMEYRKDAETMVQFSYRYASPEYVTAMIPQYANNDLYNQGISQVGATGSIPVADRWALVAAYYYDTNANQTADSLVGLQYNTCCWSVGVNYERKITSWDSTSSQPNSKYDNKFSFTFALRGLGTNYSLGTADMLQKGILPYQRAF; this is encoded by the coding sequence ATGACGGAACTTCTGAAACCGCGTATGAAAAAAAGTATTCCAACACTGGTTGCCACCTTGGTTTGGTCGGCACTATATAGCCAGAACGCTCTGGCCGATCTTGCTGAGCAATGCTTGCTCGGCGTGCCTATGTATAACAAACCACTGGTATCCGGCAATCCAAATGATTTACCGGTGCATATTCAAGCCGATAAAAGCGACGCAAATTATCCAGATAATGCGGTGTTCAGCGGAAACGTGAACATTGAGCAGGGTAATAGCACGCTGACAGCCGATCAGGTTCAGCTCGATCAGAAGTTTCTTAAAGATAAACCCGATCCGCTGCGCACGGTCACTGCAACCGGCAACGTTAACTATTCAGATAATCAGGTCAAACTGAAAGGCCCGAACGCGTGGTCAAATCTGAATAACAAAGACACTAACGTGTGGCAGGGTGATTATCAGTTCGTCGGTCGCCAAGGTCGAGGCACGGCGGATTTAATGAAAACCCGCGCCGAGAACCGCTACACCATTTTAGAAAACGGGACCTTTACGTCCTGTTTGCCTGGCGATAATAGCTGGAGCGTTGCAGGTTCTGAAATCATTCAGGATCGGCAGGAAGAAGTGGCGGAAATTTGGAACGCGCGCTTTAAAATAGGCCCCGTTCCGGTTTTCTACAGCCCTTATCTGCAGCTCCCAATCGGTGACAAACGTCGCTCCGGCTTCTTGCTACCCGATTTTAAATACTCCAGCAACGACGGCGTTGAGTTTAGCCTGCCATGGTATTGGAACATCGCCCCTCAGGTCGATGCCACCATTACCCCACACTACATGGAAAACCGCGGTCTGCAACTGCAGAACGAGTTCCGCTATCTAACCGTGGCGGGTACCGGCTTGATGGAGCTGGACTGGTTAAACAAAGACAAACAGTACGCCGATGACCGTCTGGATAAAAACAATATCTCTGACGCGGAAAAAGATAAAAAACGCTGGTTGTTCTACTGGCAGCACAGCGGCGTGATGAACAAGGTGTGGCGATTCAACGTCGACTACACCAAAGTAAGCGATCCTTACTACTTTAACGATCTGGATTCGACCCACGGTTCCAGCACAGATGGCTACGCAACGCAAAAATTCAGCGTGGGCTATGCTGAGCAAAACTGGAATGCGAAGCTATCCACCACGCAGTTCCAAGTGTTTGCTGATGCCGGTAACTCAAACTCTTACCGTGCCGAACCACAGTTAGATTTGAACTACTATAAAAACGATATCGGACCGTTTGACCTGCATTTATATGGCCAAGCAGTTAAATTCACTAACGAAAGCGATAATCAGCCTGAAGCCGATCGTTATCACTTCGAACCAACCCTTGACCTTCCTTGGTCAAACGGCTGGGCCAGTGTGAATACCGAAACCAAGCTATTGGCAACTCACTACCAACAGACGCTGCCAGATAACAACAGCAACTTTAGCGATCTTAAAGATTCGGTAAATCGCGTTATGCCAGAGTTGAAAGTTGACGGAAAAGTCACCTTCGATCGCGACATGGATTGGGCAGAAGGCTATACCCAAACGCTGGAGCCTCGTGCTCAGTACCTGTATATCCCGTATCGCGATCAAAGCGAAATCGGCGTTTATGACTCAACGCTGCTGCAGATGGACTATACCGGCCTGTTCCGTGACCGTATCTACAGTGGTTTGGACCGTATTGCCTCAGCCAACCAGATGTCGACCGGTTTAACCACGCGTGTCTATGATGATGCGCTGGTCGAACGTTTTAACGCATCCTTGGGACAAATCTACTACTTCGAACGCTCACGTACCGGTGATGAAACCCTATCTACCGATAAAGACAAAGACACCGGCAGCCTCGTTTGGGCTGGTGATTCTTACTGGAAAATTACCGATCACTGGGGCATCCGTGGTGGCTTGCAGTATGACACCCGCCTAAACAACGTAGCGCTAGGCGATGCGGTCATGGAGTATCGTAAAGATGCTGAGACAATGGTCCAGTTCAGCTATCGCTACGCCAGCCCTGAGTATGTTACGGCGATGATCCCGCAATATGCCAATAACGATCTGTATAACCAAGGGATTAGCCAAGTGGGCGCAACGGGGAGTATTCCTGTCGCAGATCGCTGGGCGTTAGTGGCGGCGTATTACTACGACACCAATGCGAATCAAACCGCGGATTCACTGGTCGGCCTTCAATACAACACCTGTTGCTGGTCTGTTGGTGTAAACTACGAGCGTAAAATTACCTCATGGGATTCCACCTCCTCGCAGCCAAACAGTAAGTACGACAACAAGTTCTCGTTCACCTTCGCACTGCGTGGTTTGGGCACGAATTACAGCTTGGGTACGGCAGACATGCTGCAAAAAGGTATCTTGCCTTACCAGCGTGCTTTCTAA
- a CDS encoding threonine/serine exporter, with the protein MDLLLALLQDMVLAAVPAVGFALVFNVPVRALRYCALLGAIGHGSRMLMMHFGINIEWATLGAAILIGVLGIQWSRRLLAHPKVFTVAAVIPMFPGIYAYTAMISVVKISHLGFSDALFETMVTNFLKASFIVGALSIGLSLPGLWLYRKRPSV; encoded by the coding sequence ATCGATTTATTGTTGGCATTGTTGCAGGACATGGTTTTAGCCGCAGTGCCTGCCGTAGGTTTTGCGCTGGTATTTAATGTTCCCGTCCGTGCGCTACGCTACTGTGCATTACTGGGGGCTATTGGTCACGGTTCACGCATGTTGATGATGCACTTTGGGATAAACATCGAGTGGGCAACGCTAGGCGCCGCGATATTGATTGGAGTGCTGGGGATTCAGTGGTCACGTAGGCTGCTTGCTCATCCTAAGGTGTTTACCGTCGCCGCCGTGATCCCTATGTTCCCTGGGATCTATGCCTACACGGCGATGATTTCCGTGGTGAAAATTTCGCACCTTGGCTTTAGCGATGCGCTGTTTGAAACCATGGTAACCAATTTCCTAAAAGCGTCGTTTATTGTGGGGGCGCTTTCCATCGGCCTATCTCTTCCGGGACTGTGGTTATATCGCAAACGTCCAAGCGTCTAG
- the surA gene encoding peptidylprolyl isomerase SurA, whose product MKNWRTLILGVAFCANTAFAAPQVVDKVAAVVDNGVVLESDVDGLMQSVKLNAREAGQQLPDDATLRHQILERLIMDNIQLQMAKKMGINMTDADVDRAIGNIAQQNNMSMDQMRSRLAADGINYKTYREQIRKEMLISEVRNNEVRRRVTILPQEVEALAKQVGSQNGADTELNLSHILIALPENPSQQQVDDAEQQARQLTDQLNKGADFGKMAVSYSADSQALKGGQMGWGKIQELPSLFAAALQTAKKGDIIGPIRSGVGFHILKVNDVRGGQANVSVTEVHARHILLRPSPVMTDDQARAKLQDIAQQIKSKQITFDEAARAISQDPGSALKGGDLGWAVPTMYDPAFRDALMKLQKGELSAPVHSSFGWHLIQLMDTRQVDRTDDAQKDRAYRMLFNRKFAEEAQTWMQEERASAYVKIIDGSNAQ is encoded by the coding sequence ATGAAGAACTGGAGAACGCTGATACTCGGTGTAGCATTCTGTGCCAACACTGCGTTTGCAGCCCCTCAAGTCGTTGATAAAGTAGCCGCTGTGGTTGATAACGGTGTGGTGCTGGAAAGTGACGTCGATGGTCTGATGCAATCCGTAAAACTGAACGCGCGTGAAGCCGGTCAGCAACTGCCTGATGATGCCACGCTACGTCACCAGATCCTTGAGCGTCTGATCATGGATAACATCCAGTTGCAGATGGCGAAAAAGATGGGCATCAATATGACCGATGCTGACGTCGATCGTGCAATTGGTAACATTGCTCAGCAAAACAACATGTCGATGGATCAGATGCGCAGCCGTTTGGCCGCCGATGGGATTAACTATAAAACCTATCGTGAGCAGATCCGCAAAGAGATGCTTATTTCTGAAGTTCGTAACAATGAAGTTCGCCGCCGCGTGACTATCCTTCCGCAAGAAGTTGAAGCGTTAGCTAAACAGGTTGGATCGCAGAACGGTGCTGATACCGAGCTTAATCTCAGCCACATCCTGATTGCTCTGCCGGAAAACCCATCGCAGCAGCAGGTGGACGACGCAGAACAACAGGCTCGTCAGTTGACTGATCAACTGAACAAAGGTGCTGATTTTGGCAAGATGGCAGTCAGTTATTCCGCAGACTCTCAGGCGCTGAAAGGCGGCCAAATGGGCTGGGGAAAAATTCAAGAACTGCCTTCACTGTTTGCGGCTGCACTGCAAACGGCTAAAAAAGGTGACATCATTGGTCCAATCCGCTCTGGCGTTGGGTTCCATATTCTAAAAGTGAATGACGTTCGTGGCGGTCAGGCTAATGTGTCTGTAACCGAAGTACACGCTCGCCATATTTTGCTGCGCCCTTCTCCGGTAATGACCGACGATCAGGCTCGAGCCAAACTGCAGGACATTGCTCAGCAAATTAAGAGCAAGCAGATCACCTTTGATGAAGCTGCTCGCGCTATCTCTCAGGATCCAGGTTCCGCGCTGAAAGGTGGTGACCTCGGTTGGGCAGTTCCAACCATGTACGATCCTGCTTTCCGCGATGCGTTAATGAAGCTGCAAAAAGGCGAGCTAAGCGCTCCGGTTCACTCTTCATTTGGCTGGCATTTGATTCAACTGATGGATACGCGCCAAGTTGACCGCACCGATGATGCACAGAAAGATCGCGCATATCGCATGCTGTTCAACCGCAAGTTTGCGGAAGAAGCACAGACTTGGATGCAGGAAGAGCGTGCCAGCGCTTATGTAAAAATTATTGATGGTAGCAATGCCCAGTAA